Proteins encoded by one window of Nocardia goodfellowii:
- a CDS encoding AAA family ATPase, whose amino-acid sequence MGWFRYPGRKNARVSPDLSLRAECIVASQVRLDVGGELVGGPRQRRSDHIIRDAELAQVLERIGAKPTGVTLIDIVGDPGSGKTYLLGAVQRAAERNGVPTLVAHCAEADPRTPFLPVINALGARAELSPAAVEVLTRLSAPVGAGPVLDGRLLSAIRRLLGEAPGRGAMIVLDDFHLADDGSIELIGFLLRCATPTPLTVILARRPRPIPPRAQAFLVNSPDSEAAFRIVLESLPITRAAELLELGPEDPVLADLYRRAGGNPLYLRTLCELATEPGLDLADTAFGARVLSEIVTLDPAQLTVLEAVAVVGEPCDVDTLTAVTRLDRSQVCAAATALLGRDLVRRCSAHQDGLTIRHCLVGALVLAQADPCRRARTHRRIADLLEKRGAPPIARAPHLVSIGASTARDLDVLIAAAGEAMPAAPESAVHWLTAVLRRTEQPMLPDRVDVLVALTRASFAAGAIDQARGLLRELQTWVPAVTVDAIEFCAVVTASFGGYAEALEILRTALGTGDFRSPTETLALLLAKGTAQFLTGDLPSCHDLAELRRLAEVAGDPAQCAMVSALCGLREVWHRATTQSSVTLARCAWIVDSTPDSAFATSPACFAVLGWAEALVGHLAEAERHLSRGVLLAGRQGDNYLHPVLLAGLGYTYQELGRFVEAERAILEAAAAQHELVDDSEPALIIGLQARNVATTRRLHRTVGDADDYEAMCALWPRDSRWTRIAVLALADAALLIQDFELSASLVLRAGGGVELRDLPSSLRPRCYQALTAASVHASAAADRWAEYAAESAAASLPQEHAFVITARGHLDRSRGDVRAAARRYEEAAELFSIAKMPGAQARALLEAARSATEAGDTAAATALLVLTKQLARECASAGVYEAAEEVARMLGRLDPELLDPTPAFAELTGREREIARLIATTGMRTREIAEQLGVSPRTVDAHLARIYRKLNISSRAALAALSAGTFPLSTSPL is encoded by the coding sequence ATGGGTTGGTTTCGATATCCGGGTCGGAAAAATGCCCGGGTATCTCCGGACCTGTCGCTTCGCGCCGAATGCATAGTGGCATCGCAGGTTCGACTGGATGTAGGGGGCGAACTCGTGGGCGGTCCTAGGCAGCGACGTTCCGATCACATCATTCGTGACGCTGAACTCGCGCAGGTGCTCGAGCGGATCGGGGCCAAACCTACCGGCGTCACTCTGATCGATATCGTCGGTGATCCGGGCTCCGGTAAGACGTATCTACTCGGGGCGGTGCAGCGGGCGGCGGAGCGCAATGGCGTGCCGACGCTGGTCGCCCATTGCGCGGAGGCCGATCCCCGCACTCCGTTCCTGCCGGTGATCAACGCGTTGGGTGCCCGCGCCGAGCTCTCCCCGGCCGCCGTCGAGGTACTGACCCGGCTCAGTGCGCCGGTCGGCGCGGGCCCGGTGCTGGACGGGAGGCTGCTCAGCGCGATCCGCCGGCTGCTCGGCGAGGCTCCGGGGCGTGGGGCGATGATCGTGCTCGACGATTTTCATCTGGCCGACGACGGCTCGATCGAGCTGATCGGCTTTTTGCTGCGATGCGCCACGCCGACACCGCTCACCGTGATACTCGCCCGCCGCCCGCGACCGATTCCGCCGCGCGCACAGGCTTTTCTGGTCAACAGTCCGGACTCCGAAGCCGCCTTCCGGATCGTCCTCGAGTCGTTGCCGATAACCCGGGCGGCGGAGCTGCTCGAATTGGGCCCTGAGGATCCGGTACTCGCGGATCTGTATCGCAGAGCCGGCGGCAATCCGCTCTATCTGCGGACATTGTGTGAACTCGCGACCGAGCCCGGCCTGGACTTGGCCGATACCGCTTTCGGCGCAAGGGTATTGAGCGAGATCGTGACATTGGATCCGGCTCAATTGACTGTCTTGGAGGCCGTAGCCGTTGTCGGTGAGCCCTGCGATGTGGACACCCTCACGGCGGTTACCCGGCTGGATCGGAGTCAGGTCTGCGCGGCGGCCACCGCGCTGCTCGGCCGGGACCTGGTGCGGCGGTGTTCGGCACACCAGGACGGTCTCACCATCCGGCACTGCCTGGTCGGTGCGCTGGTGCTCGCACAGGCCGACCCCTGTCGCCGTGCTCGGACGCACCGCAGGATCGCCGATCTGCTCGAAAAACGGGGCGCACCGCCGATCGCCCGCGCACCGCACCTGGTGAGCATCGGCGCCAGCACGGCCCGTGATCTCGATGTATTGATCGCCGCTGCCGGGGAAGCGATGCCGGCTGCGCCGGAATCGGCAGTCCATTGGCTGACCGCGGTGCTGCGCCGGACCGAGCAACCGATGCTGCCCGATCGGGTCGATGTGCTGGTCGCTTTGACGCGCGCGTCCTTCGCGGCAGGCGCCATCGATCAGGCCCGCGGCCTGCTGCGGGAGCTTCAGACGTGGGTGCCCGCCGTCACGGTCGACGCGATCGAGTTCTGCGCCGTGGTCACCGCGTCGTTCGGCGGGTACGCCGAGGCGCTGGAAATCCTCCGGACCGCGCTCGGCACCGGAGATTTCCGTAGTCCGACCGAGACCCTCGCGTTGCTGCTCGCCAAAGGCACGGCGCAGTTCCTGACCGGTGATCTCCCGTCCTGCCACGATCTCGCCGAGCTGCGGCGGTTGGCCGAGGTCGCCGGTGATCCCGCGCAGTGCGCGATGGTTTCCGCGCTGTGCGGCCTGCGTGAGGTATGGCATCGAGCTACCACGCAGTCGTCGGTGACCCTGGCCCGGTGCGCCTGGATCGTCGACAGCACACCGGATTCCGCCTTCGCCACCAGTCCGGCCTGTTTCGCGGTGCTGGGTTGGGCGGAGGCCCTCGTCGGGCATCTCGCCGAGGCCGAGCGTCATCTCAGCCGGGGTGTCCTGCTGGCGGGCCGCCAGGGCGACAACTACCTCCATCCCGTCCTGCTCGCCGGATTGGGTTACACCTATCAAGAACTCGGCCGCTTCGTCGAGGCGGAGCGCGCGATCCTGGAGGCCGCCGCGGCGCAGCACGAGTTGGTCGACGACAGCGAGCCGGCCTTGATCATCGGACTTCAGGCGCGCAACGTCGCCACCACTCGGCGATTACATCGCACCGTTGGCGACGCCGACGACTACGAGGCGATGTGTGCGCTGTGGCCGCGAGATTCCCGATGGACCCGAATCGCGGTGCTGGCATTGGCGGATGCGGCGTTGCTGATCCAAGACTTCGAATTGTCCGCGTCGCTCGTCCTGCGAGCCGGTGGCGGAGTCGAATTGCGGGACCTGCCATCATCTTTGAGACCGCGCTGCTACCAGGCGCTGACCGCCGCGTCGGTGCACGCGTCGGCTGCCGCCGACCGGTGGGCCGAGTACGCGGCCGAGTCCGCCGCGGCGTCGCTGCCGCAGGAGCACGCGTTCGTGATCACCGCGCGTGGACATCTCGATCGCAGCCGCGGTGATGTTCGGGCCGCGGCCCGGCGGTATGAGGAAGCAGCCGAGCTGTTCTCGATCGCGAAGATGCCCGGAGCGCAAGCGCGTGCCCTGCTCGAGGCGGCGCGCTCGGCCACCGAAGCCGGCGACACCGCGGCAGCGACGGCGCTGCTCGTTCTCACCAAACAGCTTGCGCGCGAGTGTGCTTCGGCAGGGGTGTATGAGGCGGCCGAGGAGGTCGCCCGGATGCTCGGCCGGCTGGACCCCGAACTCCTCGATCCGACGCCCGCGTTCGCCGAGTTGACCGGACGTGAACGGGAGATCGCCCGGCTGATCGCCACTACCGGGATGCGGACCCGCGAGATCGCCGAACAGCTCGGTGTCAGCCCGCGCACCGTCGATGCGCACTTGGCCCGTATCTACCGCAAGCTCAACATCAGTTCGCGTGCGGCCCTGGCGGCCTTGAGCGCCGGTACGTTCCCGCTGTCCACGTCGCCCCTGTGA